One stretch of Thalassovita sp. DNA includes these proteins:
- a CDS encoding LysE family translocator: MLSIETLIAFSATSALLALVPGPDNIFVMTQSALVGRRAGLMVVLGLCCGLAVHTAAVALGLAAAMQAVPAAFTVLKTLGAAYLVYLAWGAFRAGASALQNKEAPRLSPLRLVGRGMIMNISNPKVAIFMLAFLPQFVNPALGNVAMQILILGLVMALVTLLVFGSLAIAAGMAGQKMAGTGKAQVILQRVAGVVFLGLAFKLLTQK, encoded by the coding sequence ATGCTGAGTATTGAAACCCTGATCGCCTTTTCTGCCACCAGTGCCCTGCTTGCACTGGTGCCCGGTCCCGACAATATCTTTGTCATGACCCAATCCGCCCTCGTGGGTCGCCGCGCTGGCCTGATGGTGGTGCTGGGGCTCTGCTGTGGGTTGGCAGTTCACACCGCAGCCGTTGCACTTGGTCTTGCGGCGGCGATGCAGGCGGTTCCTGCGGCCTTTACCGTGCTGAAAACCCTTGGTGCGGCCTATCTGGTTTACCTCGCCTGGGGGGCATTTCGTGCCGGTGCCTCGGCACTGCAGAACAAGGAAGCGCCGCGCCTCAGCCCACTGCGGCTTGTCGGGCGCGGCATGATCATGAACATCTCAAACCCCAAAGTGGCGATCTTCATGCTGGCCTTCCTGCCCCAGTTTGTGAACCCGGCCCTTGGCAATGTGGCGATGCAGATCCTCATTCTAGGGCTGGTGATGGCGTTGGTGACCCTTCTGGTCTTTGGCAGCCTGGCAATCGCCGCCGGTATGGCGGGGCAAAAGATGGCAGGCACCGGCAAAGCCCAGGTCATCCTGCAGCGGGTTGCCGGTGTTGTGTTCCTGGGTCTGGCGTTCAAGCTGCTGACGCAGAAGTAA
- a CDS encoding enoyl ACP reductase FabMG family protein — MKQSIPLTSLPENSLYGEGDIFVLFGELFGRGYATGLIEAAKAAGMTVVGVTVGRRDEDGSLRALTAEEHAAAEENLGGKIINVPLMAGFDMDAPDGEKTPTDLVGEMTIDGWQDHKLDWDLIDRCRDLGVTRFKTALADVMAQLDALIPAGKNVFFAHTMAGGIPRAKVFMAIANRIYKGRGARYMPSQSLVESDLGKLILQNFDEVTAHTFGHLIEASSAIRTRIEGEGGQVRYTAYGYHGTRVLIDGEYTWQTYTNYTQGFAKMNLEAHAQAAWDKGVKATVFNCPEIRTNSSDVFAGIELSLLPLLEALRKEGGGAWVDALWQKCQDLLKEDATIEGLLKDVNDYQLDPVMQPFNNFEAWPMPNSGEQVEKTVGTSQAIVALHKDRKVLVSDLLSQEVLSATGSLIFGEASDPAGPVLWLDHDLVAQQLIAAKG, encoded by the coding sequence ATGAAACAATCGATCCCGCTGACCTCTCTCCCTGAAAACAGCCTCTATGGCGAAGGCGATATCTTCGTTCTGTTTGGCGAACTGTTTGGCCGCGGCTATGCCACCGGCTTGATCGAAGCAGCGAAAGCTGCGGGCATGACCGTTGTTGGTGTCACTGTTGGCCGCCGCGATGAGGATGGCAGCCTGCGGGCGCTTACCGCCGAAGAACATGCCGCGGCTGAGGAAAACCTGGGCGGCAAGATCATCAACGTGCCGCTGATGGCGGGCTTTGACATGGACGCCCCTGATGGCGAAAAGACCCCGACCGATCTGGTTGGTGAGATGACCATTGATGGCTGGCAGGACCACAAGCTGGATTGGGATCTGATCGATCGCTGCCGTGACTTGGGTGTGACCCGTTTCAAAACCGCCCTGGCCGATGTTATGGCCCAGCTGGACGCGCTGATCCCGGCCGGCAAGAACGTGTTCTTCGCCCATACGATGGCCGGCGGCATCCCGCGCGCCAAGGTGTTCATGGCAATCGCCAACCGTATCTACAAAGGCCGTGGCGCCCGTTACATGCCGTCGCAGTCGCTGGTGGAAAGCGATCTGGGCAAGCTGATCTTGCAGAACTTTGATGAGGTGACCGCGCATACCTTTGGCCATCTGATCGAAGCCAGCAGCGCCATCCGCACCCGTATTGAAGGCGAAGGTGGTCAGGTCCGCTACACCGCTTACGGCTATCACGGCACCCGTGTGCTGATCGATGGTGAATACACCTGGCAGACCTACACCAACTACACCCAAGGTTTCGCCAAGATGAACCTTGAGGCCCATGCGCAGGCCGCATGGGACAAGGGTGTCAAAGCCACCGTGTTCAACTGCCCGGAAATCCGCACCAACTCCTCCGACGTGTTTGCCGGCATCGAACTGTCGCTGCTGCCCCTGCTGGAGGCGCTGCGCAAAGAAGGCGGCGGTGCCTGGGTGGATGCGCTGTGGCAGAAGTGTCAGGACCTGCTGAAAGAAGATGCGACCATCGAAGGCCTGCTGAAAGACGTCAACGACTATCAGCTTGATCCGGTCATGCAGCCCTTCAACAACTTCGAAGCCTGGCCCATGCCCAACAGCGGCGAACAGGTTGAGAAAACCGTTGGCACCTCGCAGGCGATTGTGGCCCTGCACAAAGACCGCAAGGTGCTGGTCAGCGATTTGCTGAGCCAGGAAGTGCTGAGCGCCACCGGTTCCCTGATCTTTGGTGAGGCCTCCGATCCGGCTGGCCCGGTGCTGTGGCTGGACCACGACCTTGTGGCGCAGCAGCTGATCGCCGCCAAAGGCTGA
- a CDS encoding amidohydrolase family protein, with translation MVLRFLNIAADQFTGGGSTRRTWKEPEYVLAPQERISVESAIRAITSEAAWQLFSDHEIGSLEAGKMADMVILGADPRQVDPDAIKEIPVLETWMGGTQVYKA, from the coding sequence GTGGTCCTCCGTTTCCTAAACATAGCGGCGGACCAGTTCACTGGGGGAGGCTCAACCCGGCGCACCTGGAAGGAGCCGGAGTATGTTTTGGCGCCGCAGGAACGGATTTCTGTGGAAAGTGCCATTCGCGCCATCACGTCTGAGGCGGCTTGGCAGCTGTTCTCAGACCATGAGATCGGCAGCCTTGAGGCTGGGAAAATGGCTGACATGGTGATCCTTGGGGCGGACCCTCGTCAGGTTGATCCTGATGCGATCAAAGAGATCCCGGTCCTAGAAACCTGGATGGGCGGGACACAGGTCTACAAAGCCTGA
- a CDS encoding IS3 family transposase (programmed frameshift), with amino-acid sequence MANKRPKPEEIVSKLRQVEVLMGQGMSRLDAIRQIGVVEQTYYRWRKKYGGMGVDQLKELKRLQKENERLRRAVSDLTLDKLILKEAAKGKLLSPARRRACIDHVRSQFKVSQRRACRVLGQHRSTQRHIPKGRADEDRLVADMIELARQFGRYGYRRIAALLREAGWSVSDGRVERLWRREGLKVPAKQPKKGRLWLNDGSCVRLRPEYRNHVWSYDFVHCRTDDGKVFRTLNIIDEHSRECLAIKVQRKLNSTDVINVLTDLFILRGAPAFIRSDNGPEFVAQAVRDWITAVGAKTAYIEPGSPWENGYCESFNGRMRDELLNGEVFYSLREAQILIEEWRKHYNTRPHSALGYKPPAPETIIPMDQRPIMH; translated from the exons ATGGCAAACAAGCGACCGAAGCCGGAAGAGATAGTTTCGAAGTTACGGCAAGTTGAGGTGTTGATGGGGCAAGGCATGTCCCGTCTGGATGCAATCAGACAGATCGGTGTTGTTGAACAAACCTATTACCGCTGGCGTAAGAAGTATGGCGGAATGGGTGTGGATCAATTGAAGGAGCTGAAGCGGCTTCAAAAGGAAAATGAACGGCTCAGAAGAGCTGTGTCTGATCTTACGTTGGACAAATTAATCCTGAAGGAAGCCGCAA AAGGGAAATTACTAAGCCCCGCTCGCCGTCGTGCATGTATTGATCACGTTCGAAGCCAGTTCAAAGTATCGCAACGCAGGGCCTGTCGAGTTCTCGGGCAGCATCGCTCCACACAAAGGCATATCCCGAAAGGCCGCGCCGATGAGGATCGTTTGGTTGCTGACATGATCGAATTGGCCAGACAGTTTGGCCGCTACGGCTATCGGCGGATCGCGGCTCTGCTCAGAGAGGCGGGTTGGTCCGTGAGCGATGGTCGTGTCGAACGGCTATGGCGACGAGAGGGGCTGAAGGTTCCAGCAAAACAACCGAAGAAGGGGCGGCTCTGGCTGAATGACGGATCATGTGTTCGGCTGAGGCCCGAGTATCGGAACCATGTCTGGAGCTATGACTTCGTGCATTGCCGGACAGATGATGGAAAAGTCTTCAGGACGCTGAACATCATTGATGAGCACAGCCGGGAATGTTTGGCGATTAAGGTGCAGCGCAAATTGAACTCGACAGATGTGATCAATGTTCTGACAGACCTGTTCATCCTGCGCGGCGCTCCGGCATTCATCCGGTCGGATAATGGCCCTGAGTTCGTTGCACAGGCTGTTCGGGACTGGATCACCGCCGTCGGCGCGAAGACCGCCTACATCGAGCCAGGGTCACCCTGGGAAAACGGATATTGCGAAAGCTTCAACGGGCGGATGCGGGATGAACTTCTCAACGGCGAGGTATTCTACAGCCTGCGCGAAGCGCAAATCCTGATCGAAGAGTGGAGGAAACACTACAACACAAGGCCCCACAGTGCATTGGGCTACAAACCACCAGCTCCTGAAACCATCATTCCGATGGATCAGAGGCCGATCATGCACTAA
- a CDS encoding Dam family site-specific DNA-(adenine-N6)-methyltransferase has translation MSVCNDIYPHCAFGSFLIKFFTLTFNKETENQRWNLESSQCTPLLRWAGSKRGSLPPLINKWRNSQKTKYIEPFCGSAALFFALAPKSAVLSDQNAWLIRTYQTIRNFPQQVSALSNSFKRDKPTYLTLRAEDHRSMDDVRSAAIFVYLNRNCFNGIFRTNKAGNFNVPFSDSRTGK, from the coding sequence ATGTCGGTTTGTAACGACATATATCCGCATTGTGCATTTGGTAGTTTCTTAATCAAATTTTTTACACTAACCTTCAACAAAGAAACAGAGAACCAGAGGTGGAATTTGGAAAGCAGTCAGTGCACGCCCCTTTTGAGGTGGGCTGGAAGCAAACGAGGTTCATTGCCGCCGTTGATAAACAAATGGCGAAATTCACAGAAGACCAAGTACATCGAACCTTTTTGTGGGTCAGCTGCGTTGTTTTTTGCACTGGCACCCAAATCTGCGGTTCTATCCGACCAGAATGCTTGGTTGATACGAACCTATCAAACCATTAGGAATTTCCCCCAACAAGTCTCAGCGCTTTCAAATTCGTTTAAACGGGACAAGCCCACATACCTAACTTTACGGGCTGAAGACCACCGGAGCATGGATGACGTCCGCTCCGCAGCCATTTTTGTCTATCTGAATCGCAATTGTTTCAACGGAATATTTCGGACCAATAAGGCTGGAAATTTTAATGTTCCATTCTCGGACAGTCGCACAGGAAAATGA